In Paenibacillus stellifer, the DNA window GGAGACGACTGGCGCCGCAGGGATGGCGAGGGTGACAGGGATGTTGGAGATAACAGAGACGACAGACATGCCGGGAATGACAGGGATAAGACATCGGCCGCGTGATTGACAGCACAGCGCCGCCGGCAAGATCCCCGGCGGCGCTTATAGTGAAGCCATACAATGCAGCTAGGCTACACGCCCAGCCAGCGCTTGAACATATGCTTCGTCGTCTGCTTGTTGATCTCCGCGATGGAGGTCGTCAGCGGGATGCCCTTCGGGCAGGCGCGGACGCAGTTCTGCGAGTTGCCGCAGCCCTCGATGCCGCCGTCCGTCATCACCGCCTCCAGGCGTTCGTCGGCGTTCATTTCCCCCGTCGGATGTGCGTTGAATAACCGCACCTGGGAGATGGCCGCCGGACCGATGAAGTCGGTCTTCGCGTTGACGTTCGGACAGGCTTCGAGGCAGACGCCGCAGGTCATGCACTTCGACAGCTCATAGGCCCACTGCCGTTTCTTCTCGGCCATCCGCGGTCCGGGACCGAGATCGTAGGTGCCGTCGATCGGTATCCAGGCCTTGACCTTCTTGAGCGCGGTAAACATCCGGCTCCGGTCGATGACCAGGTCGCGCACAACCGGGAAGGTCGCCATGGGCTGGACGCGGATCGGCTGTTCCAGATTGTCGATCAGCGCGGCGCAGGCTTGCCGGGGCTTGCCGTTGATGACCATGGAGCAGGCGCCGCACACTTCCTCCAGGCAGTTCGATTCCCAGCATACCGGTACGGTGTGCTCGCCCTTCGAATTGACCGGATTGCGCTGGATCTCCATCAGGGCGCTGATCACGTTCATGCCCGGACGATAGGGGAGCTCAAATTCCTCTGCATACGGAGCACTGTTCTGGTCGTCCTGGCGGGTGATGATGAATCTCACTTGTTTGGGAGCCGCCGCCGATTGCGCCATGTTAATCCCTCCTGAAAGTTTTGATAGGATTACTTCGTTGATTCACTTCGTCAAAACTTGCTTCGAACGCGAGCCTATTTATCCTTCGAATAATCGCGCACCCGGGGCGGGATCAGCGATACGTCGACGTCCTCGTACGTAATCTGCGGACCGTCCGGCGTCCAGGCCGCCTTCGTCGTCTTCAGGAACTCCTCGTCATTGCGGCTCGGAAACTCGGGCTTGTAGTGCGCGCCCCGGCTTTCGTTCCGCAGCAGCGCACCCTTCGTCATCGCCTCCGCCAGCTCCAGCATGTTCCACAGCTGCCGGGTGAACGCCGCACCCTGATTATTCCAGCGCGAAGTATCGTTCATGTTGATCTGGCGGTAGCGCTCCTTCAGCTCTCTGATTTTGCCGATAGTCGCCTCCAGCTTCGGGTTGTGGCGCACCACGGTCATGTTGGCCGTCATCCACTCGCCAAGCTCCTTGTGAATCACATAGGCGTTCTCCGTACCGGTCATTTTCAGGAGGTTGTCGTACTTGTCCTGCTGGGCGCGGCTTGCGCTGTCAAATACGGATGAGGACACATCCTGTGCTGATCTTTTCAGACCCTTGATATATTCAACGGCCTTCGGACCCGAGACCATCCCGCCAAAAATCGCCGACACCAGCGAGTTCGCGCCCAACCGGTTCGCGCCGTGATACTGGTATTCGCATTCCCCGGCGGCGAAGAGCCCCGGAATGTTCGTCATCTGGTTATAGTCGACCCACATGCCGCCCATAGAGTAATGGACTGCCGGGAAGATTTTCATCGGAATTTTGCGGGGATCGTCGCCCATGAACTTCTCATAGATTTCGATTATGCCGCCGAGCTTGACGTCCAGCTCCTTCGGGTCCTTATGCGACAGATCGAGATAGACCATATTCTCGCCGTTAATTCCGAGGCCCTGGTCGACGCAGACATTGAAGATTTCACGGGTCGCAATGTCGCGCGGCACCAGGTTGCCGTAGGCGGGGTATTTTTCCTCAAGGAAGTACCAGGGCTTGCCGTCCTTGTAGGTCCAGATGCGCCCTCCCTCGCCCCGGGCCGATTCACTCATGAGGCGCAGCTTGTCGTCGCCGGGTATGGCCGTCGGATGGATCTGGATGAACTCGCCGTTGGCGTAATGAACGCCCTGCTGGTACACCGCGCTTGCCGCCGTGCCTGTATTGATCACCGAATTGGTCGTCTTGCCGAAAATAATGCCAGGCCCCCCGGTCGCCAGAATCACCGCATCCGCCGGGAACGTCTCGATCGCCATCGACCGGAGATCCTGCGCGCAGATGCCGCGGCACACGCCCTCGTCATCCAGCACGACGGACAGAAATTCCCAGTTCTCGCGCTTCGTTACGAAGCCTTCGACCTCCCAGCGCCGCACCTGCTCATCGAGCGCATACAGCAGCTGCTGGCCGGTCGTCGCGCCTGCGAACGCCGTACGGTGATGCTTCGTGCCGCCGAAACGGCGGAAGTCCAGAAGGCCCTCCGGCGTGCGGTTGAACATAACGCCCATCCGGTCCATGAGATGGATGATGCCCGGTGCGGCTTCGCACATGGCCTTGACCGGAGGCTGGTTGGCGAGGAAGTCGCCGCCGTACACCGTGTCGTCAAAATGCACCCAGGGAGAGTCCCCCTCCCCCTTCGTGTTAACGGCGCCGTTGATGCCGCCCTGGGCGCATACGGAGTGCGAGCGCTTGACCGGAACCAGCGAGAATAGATGCACATGTACGCCGGCTTCCGCCGCCTTGATGGTTGCCATCAGGCCGGCGAGGCCGCCGCCAACGATAATGATATCGGCTGTTGCCATGATTGGTTCACTCCCTTGGTTGACATTTGATGCCGCTTGCGCTGTGTCTATGGTGACGGGATGCCTCGGAAGGCCTCGGTCAGGCTGTGCCGGCTTCGGTGCTTCCATAGCTGTTCCGTTATTGTGGACACTTTTTCACAGACTAGATAACGGTTCTTACGATTTGGAAGGCAGTCTCGGCGGTCTTGAATTCGCTGCTCCGGAACGTCACGAGAGAGATCAGGAACATCGCGGTCACCACCACGAACAGCCCCAGGCAGATGTAGGAAGACACCCGCTGGGAACGGGGACCGACCGTAACGCCCCAGCTGACGAGGAAGGACCAGAGACCGTTGGCAAAATGGAAGCAGGCGGCGACAACCCCGACAATGTAAAAAATTAGCCAGCCCGGACTGTTCACAATATCGTGCATAACGCCTCCCAGCTCCTCATGCGTCACATTGCCCAGTGCCACCTGCACCCGCGTCTCGAAGAGATGCCAGATGATGAAGATGAAGGTGAGCACGCCGGTGATCCGCTGGAGCGTATAGCGCCAATTCCGTTCCAGGTTGAAGCGGTTCACGTTCGGCTTCGACTGGTAAGCGATATACAGACCATATACCCCGTGGTACAGCAGGGGAAGCCAGATCAAAAAAATCTCCAGGAAGAGGACAAGCGGCAGGCTGTTCAGCCACAGCACACTGTCCTTGAAGCCGGATGCTCCCCCCTCCACCGCCGAAAAATTCGTCAGCATATGCTCGATGAAGAAGAAGGCGAGCGGGATGACGCCGAGCAGGGAGTGAATCTTTCTGGAATAAAAGCCTCTCATCATTGCGGGGTCCCCTTTCCGATAAAAGAGCGTTTTCATTAATCAGCATACACCTGAGGACCAGGGGTTGAAACATGGATTCAAACGGCTGCCGCCGCCGGAAAATCACGCGTTTTCGCGCTCCTCCCGCTCCTGGCAAGGCTTAGCATCGATTTTCACAAATTGTGAATATCTTGTGTCACTTTGTATGTTACTCTTTTTTCGCTTATAAGGGAATTGCAAACTGATTATTAATCGTTATACTATTAACGCATAAGGAGAAGCTGACAAAATCTGTCTCAATCTCGAAAAACATAGATTCCGGCGGCGATAGGAGTGACAGTGATGTTTGACGATTTCGATATTTTTGCGGCAGTGGTCGAGCAATCAAGTTTGAACAGGGCGTCCCGTCAACTAAATTTGTCACAGCCCGCCCTGTCACGTAAAATCTCCAAGCTGGAGGAGCGTCTGGGAGTCCCTTTGTTCAACCGGTTCGGCAAAAGGCTGGAGCTGACCGAGGTCGGACGTCTCGCTTATACCTATGCTCTGGAGCAGCGCCAGCATCGCGCCAAATTTCTGGAGGCCATCTCCAAATTCAAACAGGGCGAGCCGCTGTCAGTGACGATGGGGGCGAGTCTAACGACTCTGCAGACGACGCTGCCGCCGCTCGTAAACGCATACATGGAACAATACCCGGCGGCGGAGCTGAAGCTCATCACCGGCAAAACGCATGAAATCGTCACCTCGGTCCGCGAAGGACGCTCCGAGGTCGGCATCATCGCCTCCGCCACGGACGAAGCGGGCATGCGCTGCGTGCCGCTGTTCGAGGACCGGCTGCGGCTGGTCGTCGCCGGACATCATCCGCTCGCCCAACTGCCGAGGCTTGAGATGGAGCATCTGACCGGCCAGCCGATGGTTCTCTTCTCCAAGGGCAGCTGGTACCGCCGGATGACCGACGACCTGTTCCAGCGCAGCGGGGTCCAGCCCGACATCCGCATGGAGATCGACTCCTTCGAGGCGATCATCCGGCTTCTGCCGACGATCAAGGCGGCTGCGCTGCTCCCGAATTCCTATCTGCGGCCGGAGCTGCTGGCCGGAGGAGGACTCGCTTCGCTGCATATCCGGGAGCTCGAAATGACCAAGCGGACGACCTGCATGATTTACCGCGAACCGGGCGATTTAAGCCCGGCGGCGCGCAGTCTGATCCGGGTTACCGAAGGGGTGTTCCAGGGCGGGCTGCCCCCTGTCCCGTAAAAATGCCGCTTGACTCGGCAGCCCGTCCTGATGTAAGGTTAATACCAATTTCATCGATCAGGCTTTGACCAGAGACATGATTCCTTTTACGAGCCGCCAGAGAGAGAAGCGAGTGCTGAGAGCTTCTTCGGCAACCGGATGCGGAATTACCCCTTTGCAGCCGCTTCGCGGAACCTTGGCATGACGCTGATTTCAGCGCTCATCTTGGCAGTATGCGCAGCCGATTCATTCCCGTTACCGGATGCTATGAGGACTTGCGCATGACAAGGCGTCCCGGAACTTCCGGAGCTTTGACTTTGGGTGCTGCAGGTCAAATCAGGGTGGAACCACGGGCTTAAACGCACTCGTCCCTTACAGGACGGGCTGCGTTTTTTTTGCGTCCGCAGGTTATCGTCAGGCCGGCTGATCATGAAATTATCGTTAGTCCAATCGAACAACGAGAGACTGAACAACGAAAGACCAAATTTTCGGGAAATGGAGGCTATGCAGATGGAGATCAACGTAAAATTACCAGATGGCGCAGTAAGGAGGTACCCGGTCGGCACGACAATTATGCAAGTGGCGGAATCACTCGGCACGGGAATACGAAAGCGGACAGTGGCGGGCACAGTGAACGGGCGGACGGTTGATTTAAGCGAGACGCTCCAGTCTGATTGCCTCCTGACCCTGGTTATGGCGGACAGCCCCGAAGGTGTAGAAATCACCCGGCACAGCACCGCCCATATTATGGCACAAGCGCTCAAACGGCTGTTCGGCGGCAGCGCCGTCAAGCTGGGCATCGGTCCCGTCATCTCGGACGGATTCTATTACGATGTCGAGCTCGACCGTTCCTTAAGTGTTGACGAGTTATCCGCAATCGAGCGGGAAATGGAGAGCATTATCCGCGAGAATCTGCCCATCATGCGGCGGGAGGTCTCACGGGAGGAAGCTCTGTCGATATTCGGGGAGCTGAAGGAGCCGCTGAAGCTGGAGCTGATCGCCGATCTTCCGCAGGATGCCATCATCAGCCTTTACTCCCAAGGGGAATTCACCGACCTATGCCGTGGCCCCCATCTTCCAAGCACAGGGCGTGTCAAGGCGTTCAAGCTGCTGAGCGTGGCGGGAGCCTATTGGCGGGGAGATTCCGCTAGACCGATGCTGCAGCGCATCTACGGAACTGCTTTTCCGGATAAAAAGCTGCTGGAGGAGCATCTCCGCTATCTGGAAGAGGCGAAGAAGCACGATCACCGCAAGCTCGGCAAAGAGCTCGGGCTGTTCATGTTCTCCGAGGAGGCGCCGGGGATGCCGTTCTACCTCAAGGGCGGCATGACGATCCGGAACGAGCTGGAGAATTTCGCCCGGGAGCTGCAGTTCCAGCGGGGCTATGACGAAGTCCGCACCCCCCTCATGATGAACAACCGGCTCTGGGAGCAATCCGGACACTGGGATCATTACAAGGACAATATGTATTTTACCAATGTGGACGACAGCAAGTACGCGCTGAAGCCGATGAACTGTCCGGGCCATATGCTGATTTACAAAAACGAGCTGCACTCCTACAGGGAACTGCCGATCCGGCTGGCCGAATTCGGCCAGGTGCACCGGCATGAGCTGTCGGGAGCGCTTGGCGGAATGATGCGGGTCCGCACCTTCTGCCAGGACGACGCGCACTTGTTCGTCCTGCCGGAGCAGATCGAGGCGGAAATCGGCCGCGTCATGGAGCTTATCGATCATGTGTACCGTGTCTTCGGCTTCGAATACACGGTGGAATTGTCCACCCGGCCGGAGGATTCTCTCGGCTCGGATGAGCTCTGGAACGAAGCGGAGTCCGCCCTGCGGAACACTCTCGACCGCAGCGGTCTGCCCTACCGCCTGAACGAAGGCGACGGTGCATTCTACGGTCCGAAGATTGACTATCACATTCTGGACGCCCTGAAACGGAGCTGGCAGTGCGGAACGATCCAGCTTGATTTCCAGATGCCGGAGAAATTCGACCTGCATTATGTAGGGGAAGACGGCCGAAAGCACCGGCCGGTGGTCATACACCGGGCCGTGTACGGCTCCATCGACCGGTTCATGGGCATCCTGACCGAGCATTACGCCGGGGCGTTCCCGCTCTGGCTGGCGCCGGTACAGGCGCGGGTCCTGCCGGTCTCGGACGCCTCGGCTGCCTACGCCGCCGAAGTGAAGCAGCGGCTCGAAGCCGCCGGCATCCGGGCCGAAGCGGACCTGCGGCCGGAGAAGCTGGGCTACAAAATCCGGGAAGCCCAGCTGCTGAGAACGCCCTATATGCTCATTGTCGGAGAGAATGAGCAGGCCTCCGGCTCCGTGTCGGTACGGACACGGAGCGGGGGCGACGCCGGCATAAGTCCTGTGCCGGAGCTGATCGCGCGGCTGCAGGAGGAAGTCGCCGCCAAGCGGTAAGGGTAGCGGCGATTGGGTCAAGCGCTTCAGATATCGGCTGGGGCAAGCGGTTAAGGCACGGATGCTGCGCCTTCCAGCTTCAGCCAAACAAGGGCATATCACGCGAAGCCGGTAGCCTGACCAGATCAAATCTCAGTCAGAATAAACCATTGCCTCAACGGACTCAGCGCTTCGGCAGCACCGCCCGCGGCTCACGCCGCCGGGCACTTGTATCCGAATATGACACTGGCGCCTCAGGGCGCCTCTTCAACATCGACCGCTTCCTCTTCGAAGCGGTCGATGCTCTCGTTGGAGCCGATCACGACCATGATGTCTCCGGCGTACAGATAATCATGCGCGGTAGGCGCGACGATTACGCCTTCCTCACCCTTGCGGTTGAGGGCGATGATGCTGCAGCCGTATTTGCCCCGGGTGTTGATCGCGGCAAGGCTTTTTCCGTCCATGCAGGAAGGAACGGTCAGCTCGACAATCCGGTAATCCTTGGACAGCTCGATATAATCGAGCAGATGCGGCGTGACAAGCTGATGCGCCACCCGGACGCCCATATCCCGCTCGGGGAAGATCACCCGATCCACCCCAAGTCTCTCCAGCGCGCGGCCGTGCAGAATGCTGATCGCCTTGGCCACCACCATCTTGACGCCTAGCTCCTTGAGCAGAATGGCGGTCAAGATGCTGCGCTCCATATCGTCGCCGATCGCCACAATGCCGCAGTCCAGATTGCGGACGCCGAGTGAGCGCATTACGCTCTCATCGGTGGCGTCCGCCATTACGGCATGCGTGAGCCGGTCGTTCAATTCCTCCACCCGCTCTTCGTTATGGTCGATTCCGAGCACTTCATAACCCATCTCCATAAGCTCGAGCGCCAGACTGGAGCCAAAACGGCCAAGGCCGATTACGACAAACTGCTGTGCTTTCATGTTCTATCCCCTTATCCGATAATCATTTTTCCTTCCGGGTAGCGGTACAGGGGCTTGCCTTGCTTCGGCCCAAGCGCATACGCCAGTGTCAGCACACCAAGCCGGCCTGCGAACATCGTCAGTGCAATGAGAACCTTGCCCGCCCCGGATAGCTCCGGGGTCACGCCAAGACTGAGGCCGACCGTGGCAAAGGCAGAGGTCGTCTCGAACAGGAGATCCAGGAACGGCATCTCCTCCGTAGTGGACAGCAGCATGGTGACGGTTCCGATCAGCAGCAGCGCGAGCACGGTAATCGTCAGCGCCTTGAAGACCCGCTCCTGGCTGAGCCGGTAGCGGAACAGCACGATATCGTCGCGTCCGCGCAGCATGGCAATTACCGCGCCCAGCATGATCGTAAAGGTCGTGGTCTTGATGCCGCCTCCCGTAGAACCGGGAGAAGCCCCGATGAACATTAAGATGATGATGAAGAACTGGGAGGCCTGGCGGAGTCCCGTCAAATCCAGCGTATTCGCGCCGGCTGTACGGGGCGTGACGGATTGAAAGAGCGCTCCCCAGACTTTGCCTCCGAAATTCAGCGACCCGAGCGTCCGCGTGTTCGTGAATTCGAAGACGAACAGCACGAGCGCTCCGATTCCGATCAGCGCCGCCGTCGAGGTCAGCACCACCTTAGTATGCAGGGAGAGCCGCCGTCCCCGCCGGTAACCGATCAGGTCCGACATGACGATAAAGCCGATCCCGCCCGACACGATCAGGAACATGACGACCACGTTGACGACCGGATCGGATGTATAGCCGGTAAGGCTCCGGTAGTTCCCGAACAAATCAAAGCCTGCGTTATTGAACATGGAGACGGCATGAAACAGCCCGAAGAACATCGCGCGCCCAAAAGGCATGTCGAACGCCCAACGGATCGTAAGCAGGATGGCCGCTCCGCCTTCGATAACCAGCGAATAGATCAGCACGCTGCGGATGAGCCGGACAATCCCTTCCATGGAGCTCTGATTCATCGCCTCCTGCAGCACCAGCCGTTCCCGCAGCGAAATGCGCCGCCGGAACACCAGGGCGAACAGCGTGGCCATTGTCATGAAGCCCAGGCCCCCAATCTGAATCAGCACCATAATGACAACCTGTCCGAAGACGGAGAAGAACGTGCCGGTGTCATGCACGACAAGCCCTGTCACACATACGGCGGAGGTCGCCGTGAAGACCGCGTCCAGAAAGCTGATGCCCTGCCCCTGCGTATGGGACACAGGCAGCATAAGAAGAAGGGCTCCGATCATAATAATTAGAGCAAACCCGATGACGAGAATTTGCGGCGGAGACAGCTTCAGCCAGCGAAACTCGGAGATTTTGGGTATCGGTAAAGCCATTTCATCCCCCCATTCTTGTTGTACTTTCGCAATTCCAAGCCCTATCGCGATCGTATCAGATTTGGCGAGGATTTTCAGCTTTTTTCGGACGAGCGCCAAATCCCTCCTAATTATTGGCTTTGGATAGGCCAGCTATGCTATTTTTAAAGAAGCCATCTATATCGATTTAGAAATCATAAACCAAGGAGGCGTTTCATGAATCGCGTCGGACAGCCGCTTAAGCTGCGGCCTCTATCCCGAACACTCATTATCGCGGGCCTGATCGGCCTGATCCTGTTCGCCATGTTCCAGATTATCCCCTCTCTGAACCAGCCCGGAGCCGGAAATGAGCAGGCCATCACCAAATCAGACGCGTCACTCAAGGCCTCCCGGTTCGCGGAGGAGAACCTTGGATACATACCGCAGGCCAGCGACCGCTGGACAGTGACTTATACATCGGATTCTTCATTCTACGGCTACATGTCACGCAAGAACTTGCTGGATAGCTATACGAGCCGAAAGCTCGATGAACGTTATCCGTACGATACATTCCACGTTTCGCTGAACACCCAGAAGGAGACATGGGATAGGCTGACCGTGGATTTGAATATGTATACGGGCGAGCCGGTCGGTTTCTCCCGGGTTCCTGCGGGGTATCTTCATCCCACCAGCGTTACCGAGGAAGCCCTGACCGGTAAGGAAAGCGACTCGGAGTTCGCTAACGATAGTTCCGTCAACGCGCAAAAAAGGGAGGTGCTTGCTGAGCCCTGGCTGAAGCTGTGGGGAGTGGACATATCGAAGCTGGAACGGCTGCCGGCAACCGACGGATATGGCCTGATCTACGCTGACAACAGTGTCAAAGTGGGAGAAGCGTCGCTACGCTACGCCTTTAAATTCTCGAACGGGCAGGTGTCGCTGTTCCATCCCGGTTTCTGGGCGCCGCAGTGGCATACGGATTACGTAGACGACCAGGTATCGACCGCCACGCGGCTGACGCTGATCGGCTATGGCCTTCCGACCTTGGCGCTCGGCATACTGGCGCTGATCTACAGCATACTCCGGCGGAGCCATACGTCTTTTAAACGCGGCGTCTTCCTTAGTATCGTCTTTTTCTTCATTATGATGATCAGCACGTACAATTCGGTGCCGGAGACCTCATCCGAATCCTTGGAGGGGCGGGTAGCCTCGGTCGTAATGTTCATCATTTATACGCTGTACAGCCTGCTGATGGCCTCTCTGCTCTACTTCTCCCTTGTAGGCGGCAACGGCCTCTGGCGGAAGGAAGAAGGACTGAATCCGTGGCCCCGGGCCAAAGAGCCAGGCTATGGCAAATACGTGTTGGACAGCGTCTACGCCGGCTATATTTGGGCATTCGTGCTGCTCGGCGTACAGACGCTCATGTTCATCCTGCTGCAGTACACGCTCCATAACTGGTCGACGACGGATGCGTCCCAGTCACCCTATAACATGCGCTATCCATGGCTGCTTCCTATTATGGCCTGGCTGGCCGGATTGTCCGAGGAGGCAGTCTACCGGCTGTTCGGCATCCGGATGCTGAAGAAGATCGTCCGCAGCACGCTGCTTGCCAGCCTGATCACCACGATCATCTGGGCGTTCGGGCATACGCTGTACCCAATCTATCCGATCAGCTCCCGTCCAATCGAGCTGACGGTGATCGGGCTGCTGTTCAGCTATATTTTTCTGCGCTACGGCTTCATTACCGCCATGTTCAGCCATGTCGTCTTCGACAGCATCCTGATGGGAGCGACCCTGATCTTCATGCGCGAGCCGGTGAATGTCATTGCGGGCATCGTGACGCTCGTGATGCCGTTTATCGTCGGCTACATCGTCTACCGCTTCAACCCGCCGGGGCGCGAGCGCAAGCCCGAGCCTCCTCGGGATGAGCCCGGACCGGAAGCGCCGGAACCCGTGGTACAGCCTCCTTTCCCTTCATAACAACAAGACAGCCGAAGGCCAAGACTTGAAACAAAGTCCCGGTCTTCGGCTGCTTTTATCTATCGGCATCCCTGCGCTGTTTCTATCGGCAAGTCAGATTGGCCAATCGCCGGATCTCATCGCTTAGCCTTGAATTGACTGGATATACTTCTTCTAGATAATCTAAAATGCGAAGTGCCGATTCGGGAACATGATCGTATCCCTGCATCATGCTTCCGATGATTTCCGCAAAACGGGGGTATCTCTTCTCTAACCGCCTCTCATTTCCAAATGGGTCAGGATAGTAATCCACCTCTGGCTCCAGTAGATGGAGCACGGATAGAATACTGTCTATAGCGTAGCCTTGAACAAACCTCGTAGCAGACAGGCGTTCCCCCCTTGCATAACGTCCGAGCCCTACGTATAGATTGGTTAAGGCTTCGTTCAAAGGAAAGTCCAGGGAATCATTTTTTAGAGAGGGGATTGGATTTACAGGTGTGGCGATTTCCGTATTACCATACATCGGGTCCTTCCATATGATCCGGGCCCCCGTATAGGAGGCGTTCTCCAGCTCCCATTCCTCGAATACCGCATATTCCCCGTAAATTCCGTCCTCGAACAGCACCTTGTACCCGACCTCCGAATTCTTGAATGCATAGGCAAGAGGCTGTATTTCTTCGAGCCAATCCAATCGGTCGATATATCGGTTCTTCTCCCCCGGTTTCACAATAACAAAGAAATCCAAATCCGAATATTCATCCAACCGCTCTGTTTCGGTCCCAGCGGAACCAAGTCCTAATAATGCAAGGGCTCCCCCCTTGCGTTCGAGCGACTTACCGATCTCACCCAGCCGTTGCAGCAGCAATTCTGTTCTCCGCATACGAATCCTCCTCTGATTTTGAATGCAAAAAAGGGTCCAACCCACTTCTCAGCGAGGTTGAACCCGAAAGTTACATTGCCTTTATTATTAATGCAAAGTTAGCACGTTCCTAATGTTGCTGTCAATGTAAAAGCTTGCTCCCGCTTATGAGGTGGCTCACCGAATCATCATCTATAAAGTGAAAGACGAAAGCTAAATAATGGTCACAACATGATTGCGATACATTCAATCGAATTGCAGCCATGCACTTCATTACAAAGTCATCGAACAGAGAGGGCAAATTCCGGTCAAGATTTTCACGCAGCCAGTCGAATTGTTTCCTTACCATTGGTATGAAAATAAAAGATTTGGTTCATCCTCATGAGCACCATAGATATCATAATTGACAAGTACGACACGATACTAAATGTCAGAGATATTTTCGTTGTCAATCGCAACGAGATTCACTTCGTTCGTTGGTCAAGCAGCAACGAGCCCAGTTGCTTATTCTCCAATCTAGTATAGAGCAACTTCTCAGACACGACCTCCATGCGCATAGAATGAGCATCAAACTCGATTTCAGCACCTCGATAAAGACGGAAATGACGGATTATAGACCTATTCCCTACTTGCTTCCATACTGAAGGTCGTCATCAACCGTAAAGGAGCCTCAAAATTTGATGATTTTACAGCGTATGCTCGACTTAACCATATTTTAACGAGTCACTTTCGAATATGCGGACTCGACCTGCTCCATTTCGCCTAGCGACTGGAATGGCACAACGACATATATCAAGATTCGCAACGGAGTAACTATTTTGTAGCTGGAGGAAAGAGGCAGAACCAAGATCGGTAGCTATGTCAGACAATTTGCTAGCGTATGCAGTACCAATCATTAGCGGGTAGTCATAGGTTCTAATTAATTTTGCTTTAGCGTACACAAAAACCAGAGAGGTTGATCCCTACCAAGTTCCTAATAACCGCTAACAAAATTAATAATCCCAAGAAATTTCATTTAAATCAGATA includes these proteins:
- a CDS encoding TrkH family potassium uptake protein — its product is MALPIPKISEFRWLKLSPPQILVIGFALIIMIGALLLMLPVSHTQGQGISFLDAVFTATSAVCVTGLVVHDTGTFFSVFGQVVIMVLIQIGGLGFMTMATLFALVFRRRISLRERLVLQEAMNQSSMEGIVRLIRSVLIYSLVIEGGAAILLTIRWAFDMPFGRAMFFGLFHAVSMFNNAGFDLFGNYRSLTGYTSDPVVNVVVMFLIVSGGIGFIVMSDLIGYRRGRRLSLHTKVVLTSTAALIGIGALVLFVFEFTNTRTLGSLNFGGKVWGALFQSVTPRTAGANTLDLTGLRQASQFFIIILMFIGASPGSTGGGIKTTTFTIMLGAVIAMLRGRDDIVLFRYRLSQERVFKALTITVLALLLIGTVTMLLSTTEEMPFLDLLFETTSAFATVGLSLGVTPELSGAGKVLIALTMFAGRLGVLTLAYALGPKQGKPLYRYPEGKMIIG
- a CDS encoding CPBP family intramembrane glutamic endopeptidase, which encodes MNRVGQPLKLRPLSRTLIIAGLIGLILFAMFQIIPSLNQPGAGNEQAITKSDASLKASRFAEENLGYIPQASDRWTVTYTSDSSFYGYMSRKNLLDSYTSRKLDERYPYDTFHVSLNTQKETWDRLTVDLNMYTGEPVGFSRVPAGYLHPTSVTEEALTGKESDSEFANDSSVNAQKREVLAEPWLKLWGVDISKLERLPATDGYGLIYADNSVKVGEASLRYAFKFSNGQVSLFHPGFWAPQWHTDYVDDQVSTATRLTLIGYGLPTLALGILALIYSILRRSHTSFKRGVFLSIVFFFIMMISTYNSVPETSSESLEGRVASVVMFIIYTLYSLLMASLLYFSLVGGNGLWRKEEGLNPWPRAKEPGYGKYVLDSVYAGYIWAFVLLGVQTLMFILLQYTLHNWSTTDASQSPYNMRYPWLLPIMAWLAGLSEEAVYRLFGIRMLKKIVRSTLLASLITTIIWAFGHTLYPIYPISSRPIELTVIGLLFSYIFLRYGFITAMFSHVVFDSILMGATLIFMREPVNVIAGIVTLVMPFIVGYIVYRFNPPGRERKPEPPRDEPGPEAPEPVVQPPFPS